From a single Peromyscus maniculatus bairdii isolate BWxNUB_F1_BW_parent chromosome 4, HU_Pman_BW_mat_3.1, whole genome shotgun sequence genomic region:
- the Rpap1 gene encoding RNA polymerase II-associated protein 1 isoform X2 has translation MLSRPKPGESEVDLLRFQSQFLKAGAAPAVQLVRGSRRRGDAHPEQLPLRDRRDVVTLHNLPDLPPALVPAPAKRARASPGHPLPEDEDPEERLSRHDQHITAVLSKIIERDTSSVAVTLPVPSGVAFPPVFHRSQERQGKSAASGKRSIFAQEIAARRVTENRIPAAGEVVPSLDPPEGAVPSEPPSSRDKGSQFPGDSHDFHRSNLVTGKGLRSQAAEQEVQTIHEENVARLQAMDPEEILKEQQQLLAQLDPSLVAFLRSHGNALEQAGPKAAKEQSPGSPTVPVTKEEPIMSTSASESRKEDKPEPRAPALKLPMTPHKEWLHMDTVELEKLHWTQDLPPLRRQQTQERMQARFSLQGELLAPDVDLPTHLGLHHHGEEAERAGYSLQELFHLTRSQVSQQRALALHVLSQIIGRAQAGEFGDRLVGSILRLLLDAGFLFLLRFSLDDRVDGVIAAAVRALRALLVAPGDEELLDSAFSWYHGASVFPLMPSQEDKEEEGEEEEPTTEKAKKKTPEEESRPPPDLARHDVIKGLLATNLLPRLRYVLEVTCPGPSVVLDILAVLTRVARHSLESAMRVLECPRLIDTIVQEFLPTSWSPMGVGPTSSLYKVPCAAAMKLLRVLASAGRNIAARLLSSLDFRSRLCRFIAEAPQELALPPEEAEMLSTEALRLWAVVASYGQGGDLYRELYPVLMRALQTLPSELSTHPPRPLSMQRMASLLTLLTQLTLAASSTHPESTSGPAEACVSAIPSSVTWTQVSGLQPLVEPCLKQALKCLPRPDVWTALGPVPSACLLFLSAYYQAWSRQANSCPEDWLQDMERLLDELLLPLLNQPSLGRLWDSLRLCSALCNPLSCAPAPEALPSLVSLGCAGGCPPHSVAGSASPFPFLTALLSLLNTLVRIHRGLCGQLAAVLTTPGLQNYFLQCVAPGPAPQLTPCSAWALRHEYHLQYLVLSLAQKVAPLQPEPAANPALHHALALALLSRLLPGSEHLAQELLLSSVFRLEFLPENASGGPEAADFSDGLSLGNSGDPQYRRGALLVQACQDLPSIRSCYLAHCSPARGSLLTSQALYRGELLQVSSLLLPVPREPLLPTDWPFQPLIHLYHQASDTPSGLPAADSVGIATRVLQWVLLLESWRPEALGAVPPAARLARLMCVFLVDSELFRETPVQRLVAALLVRLCQPQVLPSLNLDCPLPGLTSFPDLYASFLDHFEAVSFGDHLFGALVLLPLQRRFNVTLRLALFGEHVGVLRALGLPLTQLPVPLECYTEPAEDSLALLQLYFRALVTGVLRPHWCPVLYTVVVAHVNSFIFSQDPKSSDEVKAARRSMLQKTWLLADEGLRQHLLHYKLPNSSLPEGFELYSQLPRLRQQYLQTLPTEVLQNGGFKT, from the exons ATGCTGTCCAGACCGAAGCCTGGGGAGTCTGAGGTGGACCTACTGCGCTTCCAGAGTCAGTTCCTCAAGGCCGGCGCAGCTCCAGCAGTGCAGCTGGTGAGAGGAAGTCGGAGACGTGGTGATGCTCATCCAGAGCAGCTTCCGCTCCGGGACCGCCGGGATGTGGTGACCCTGCACA ATCTCCCAGATTTGCCCCCAGCTCTGGTGCCTGCTCCTGCAAAGAGAGCTAGAGCCAGCCCTGGCCACCCGCTGCCAGAGGATGAAGACCCTGAGGAGAGGCTGAGTAGGCATGACCAGCACATCACCGCCGTCTTGTCGAAAATTATT GAACGAGATACGAGTTCAGTCGCCGTGACTCTGCCCGTGCCCAGTGGCGTGGCTTTCCCCCCTGTGTTCCATCGTTCCCAGGAGAGACAG GGGAAATCGGCAGCATCGGGTAAGAGGAGCATCTTTGCCCAAGAGATTGCAGCCAGGAGGGTGACTGAAAACAGGATCCCAGCAGCTGGGGAAGTTGTCCCCAGCCTAGACCCACCAGAGG GTGCTGTGCCCTCTGAGCCACCCTCCTCCAGGGACAAAGGCAGCCAGTTTCCAGGGGACAGCCATGACTTCCACAGATCGAATCTGGTCACAGGGAAGGGGCTGAGGAGCCAGGCGGCCGAGCAGGAAGTCCAGACCATCCACGAAGAGAATGTGGCAAGACTGCAGGCCATGGATCCTGAGGAGATCCTGAAGGAGCAGCAGCAGTTACTGGCTCAGCTTG ACCCCAGCTTGGTTGCCTTCTTGAGATCTCATGGCAATGCCTTGGAGCAAGCAGGACCAAAGGCCGCCAAGGAGCAGAGCCCAGGAAGTCCCACAGTTCCTGTCACTAAAGAAGAGCCCATCATGTCAACTTCTGCCAGTGAGTCCAGGAAGGAGGACAAGCCGGAGCCAAGAGCCCCAG CACTGAAGCTGCCCATGACCCCCCACAAAGAGTGGCTCCACATGGACACGGTTGAGCTGGAGAAGCTCCACTGGACCCAGGACCTGCCCCCGCTCCGGCGGCAGCAGACACAGGAG agAATGCAGGCCCGATTCAGCCTTCAGGGAGAGCTCCTGGCGCCCGATGTGGATCTGCCCACCCATCTGGGCCTGCACCACCATGGAGAAGAGGCAGAG AGAGCAGGGTACTCTCTCCAGGAGCTGTTCCACCTGACCCGTAGCCAGGTGTCCCAGCAGAGAGCACTGGCACTGCATGTGCTGTCCCAGATCATCGGCAGG GCCCAGGCTGGGGAGTTTGGAGACCGCCTGGTGGGCAGTATCTTGCGCCTCCTCTTGGATGCTggtttcctcttcctgctgcGATTCTCTCTGGATGACAGGGTAGACGGGGTCATCGCAGCGGCTGTCCGGGCTCTTCGTGCCCTGCTAGTAGCTCCTGGAGATGAG GAGCTCCTTGACAGCGCCTTCTCTTGGTATCATGGAGCTTCGGTGTTCCCTCTGATGCCCAGCCAGGAGGACAAAgaggaggaaggtgaggaggaaGAACCCACAACAGAAAAGGCAAAGAAGAAGACCCCTGAGGAGGAAAGCCGCCCTCCACCCGACCTGGCCAGACACGATGTCATCAAG GGGCTCCTGGCTACCAACCTGCTGCCTCGGCTGCGGTATGTGCTGGAGGTGACCTGCCCAGGGCCCTCTGTGGTCCTTGACATCCTGGCTGTGCTTACCCGCGTGGCCCGGCACTCCCTGGAGTCAGCTATGAGG GTCCTGGAGTGTCCTCGGCTAATAGACACCATAGTTCAAGAGTTCCTGCCTACCAGTTGGTCCCCCATGGGGGTGGGGCCTACTTCCAGTCTATACAAAGTGCCCTGTGCCGCTGCCATGAAACTGCTAAGAGTCCTGGCTTCAGCTGGGAGGAATATTGCTGCCCGGCTG TTGAGCAGCCTTGACTTCAGGAGCCGTCTGTGCCGATTCATAGCCGAAGCGCCTCAGGAGCTGGCCTTGCCccctgaggaagcagagatgCTGAGCACTGAAGCCCTCCGTCTGTGGGCTGTGGTCGCTTCCTACGGCCAGGGTGGTGACCTTTACAG GGAGCTGTACCCAGTGCTCATGCGGGCCTTGCAGACACTGCCTTCAGAGCTCAGTACCCACCCCCCGCGGCCACTGTCCATGCAGCGGATGGCCTCTCTGCTCACTCTGCTTACCCAGCTGACCCTGGCAGCTAGCAGCACACACCCTGAATCCACCAG TGGCCCTGCTGAGGCCTGTGTGTCCGCCATCCCTTCTTCAGTCACCTGGACACAGGTATCTGGACTTCAGCCGCTGGTCGAGCCATGTCTAAAGCAGGCCCTGAAGTGCCTGCCCAGACCTGATGTCTGGACTGCCCTGGGCCCAGTGCCCAGCGCCTGCCTGCTGTTCCTGAGTGCCTACTATCAGGCCTGGAGCCGGCAG GCGAACTCGTGCCCAGAGGATTGGCTTCAGGACATGGAGCGCTTGTTGGACGAGCTCTTGCTACCGTTGCTGAATCAGCCTTCTCTGGGCCGTCTGTGGGATTCCTTGAG GCTCTGCTCTGCGCTCTGCAATCCGCTGTCCTGCGCTCCTGCTCCTGAAGCGCTCCCCAGCCTGGTGTCGCTGGGCTGTGCAGGAGGTTGTCCCCCTCACAGTGTGGCTGGCTCAGCCTcacccttccccttcctcactgctctcctctctcttctcaacACTCTTGTCCGGATCCACAGGGGGCTTTGTGGACAG CTGGCTGCAGTGTTGACTACCCCGGGACTCCAGAACTACTTTCTCCAGTGTGTGGCTCCTGGGCCTGCCCCACAGCTCACACCCTGCTCTGCCTGGGCCCTGCGCCATGAGTACCACCTGCAGTACCTGGTGCTCTCCTTGGCCCAAAAAGTG GCACCACTGCAGCCAGAGCCAGCCGCCAACCCTGCCCTCCACCATgctctggccctggccctgctGAGCCGGCTGCTGCCTGGAAGTGAACACCTCGCCCAAGAGCTGCTGCTGAGCTCTGTGTTCCGGCTGGAGTTCCTGCC GGAAAACGCGTCAGGTGGTCCAGAAGCAGCTGACTTCTCTGATGGACTGTCCTTAGGGAACAGTGGGGACCCTCAGTATAGACGAGGGGCTCTCCTAGTTCAAGCTTGCCAGGATCTCCCTAGCATCCGCAGCTGCTACCTGGCCCATTGTTCACCAGCCCGAGGCAGCCTGCTGACCTCCCAAGCCTTATACCGTGGGGAGCTGCTGCAAGTCTCAAGCCTGCTGCTGCCTGTGCCCAGGGAGCCACTGCTGCCCACCGACTGGCCCTTCcagccactgatccatctctaCCATCAGGCTTCAGATACTCCCTCTGGGCTTCCTGCTGCTGACTCTGTAGGCATCGCCACGCGGGTCCTACAGTGGGTGCTACTTCTGGAGAGCTGGCGCCCTGAGGCCCTCGGGGCGGTGCCTCCTGCCGCCCGCCTGGCACGGCTcatgtgtgtgttcctggtggACAGCGAGCTATTCCGAGAGACTCCGGTGCAGCGTCTGGTGGCGGCTCTTTTAGTGCGGCTCTGTCAGccccaggtcctgccaagcctcaACCTGGACTGCCCACTCCCTGGCCTGACGTCTTTTCCCGACCTCTATGCCAGCTTCTTGGACCACTTTGAGGCTGTCTCCTTTGGGGACCACCTGTTTGGGGCTctggtcctccttcctctgcagcGCCGCTTCAATGTCACCTTGCGCCTCGCTCTCTTTGGGGAGCACGTGGGAGTCCTGCGAGCCCTGGGCCTGCCGCTGACTCAG CTGCCTGTGCCCTTGGAGTGCTACACAGAGcctgctgaagacagcctggcTCTCCTGCAGCTCTACTTCCGGGCCCTGGTTACCGGCGTGCTCCGTCCACATTGGTGCCCTGTCCTCTACACTGTGGTCGTGGCTCATGTCAATAGTTTCATCTTCTCTCAAGACCCAAAGAGCTCA GATGAGGTGAAGGCTGCCCGAAGGAGTATGCTTCAGAAAACGTGGCTGCTGGCAGATGAG GGTCTGCGGCAGCATCTCCTCCACTATAAGCTTCCCAACTCCAGCCTCCCAGAGGGCTTTGAGCTGTATTCCCAGTTACCTCGCCTAAGACAGCAGTACCTGCAGACATTGCCCACAGAGGTGCTCCAGAATGGAGGATTCAAGACGTAG
- the Rpap1 gene encoding RNA polymerase II-associated protein 1 isoform X1 has translation MLSRPKPGESEVDLLRFQSQFLKAGAAPAVQLVRGSRRRGDAHPEQLPLRDRRDVVTLHNLPDLPPALVPAPAKRARASPGHPLPEDEDPEERLSRHDQHITAVLSKIIERDTSSVAVTLPVPSGVAFPPVFHRSQERQQGKSAASGKRSIFAQEIAARRVTENRIPAAGEVVPSLDPPEGAVPSEPPSSRDKGSQFPGDSHDFHRSNLVTGKGLRSQAAEQEVQTIHEENVARLQAMDPEEILKEQQQLLAQLDPSLVAFLRSHGNALEQAGPKAAKEQSPGSPTVPVTKEEPIMSTSASESRKEDKPEPRAPALKLPMTPHKEWLHMDTVELEKLHWTQDLPPLRRQQTQERMQARFSLQGELLAPDVDLPTHLGLHHHGEEAERAGYSLQELFHLTRSQVSQQRALALHVLSQIIGRAQAGEFGDRLVGSILRLLLDAGFLFLLRFSLDDRVDGVIAAAVRALRALLVAPGDEELLDSAFSWYHGASVFPLMPSQEDKEEEGEEEEPTTEKAKKKTPEEESRPPPDLARHDVIKGLLATNLLPRLRYVLEVTCPGPSVVLDILAVLTRVARHSLESAMRVLECPRLIDTIVQEFLPTSWSPMGVGPTSSLYKVPCAAAMKLLRVLASAGRNIAARLLSSLDFRSRLCRFIAEAPQELALPPEEAEMLSTEALRLWAVVASYGQGGDLYRELYPVLMRALQTLPSELSTHPPRPLSMQRMASLLTLLTQLTLAASSTHPESTSGPAEACVSAIPSSVTWTQVSGLQPLVEPCLKQALKCLPRPDVWTALGPVPSACLLFLSAYYQAWSRQANSCPEDWLQDMERLLDELLLPLLNQPSLGRLWDSLRLCSALCNPLSCAPAPEALPSLVSLGCAGGCPPHSVAGSASPFPFLTALLSLLNTLVRIHRGLCGQLAAVLTTPGLQNYFLQCVAPGPAPQLTPCSAWALRHEYHLQYLVLSLAQKVAPLQPEPAANPALHHALALALLSRLLPGSEHLAQELLLSSVFRLEFLPENASGGPEAADFSDGLSLGNSGDPQYRRGALLVQACQDLPSIRSCYLAHCSPARGSLLTSQALYRGELLQVSSLLLPVPREPLLPTDWPFQPLIHLYHQASDTPSGLPAADSVGIATRVLQWVLLLESWRPEALGAVPPAARLARLMCVFLVDSELFRETPVQRLVAALLVRLCQPQVLPSLNLDCPLPGLTSFPDLYASFLDHFEAVSFGDHLFGALVLLPLQRRFNVTLRLALFGEHVGVLRALGLPLTQLPVPLECYTEPAEDSLALLQLYFRALVTGVLRPHWCPVLYTVVVAHVNSFIFSQDPKSSDEVKAARRSMLQKTWLLADEGLRQHLLHYKLPNSSLPEGFELYSQLPRLRQQYLQTLPTEVLQNGGFKT, from the exons ATGCTGTCCAGACCGAAGCCTGGGGAGTCTGAGGTGGACCTACTGCGCTTCCAGAGTCAGTTCCTCAAGGCCGGCGCAGCTCCAGCAGTGCAGCTGGTGAGAGGAAGTCGGAGACGTGGTGATGCTCATCCAGAGCAGCTTCCGCTCCGGGACCGCCGGGATGTGGTGACCCTGCACA ATCTCCCAGATTTGCCCCCAGCTCTGGTGCCTGCTCCTGCAAAGAGAGCTAGAGCCAGCCCTGGCCACCCGCTGCCAGAGGATGAAGACCCTGAGGAGAGGCTGAGTAGGCATGACCAGCACATCACCGCCGTCTTGTCGAAAATTATT GAACGAGATACGAGTTCAGTCGCCGTGACTCTGCCCGTGCCCAGTGGCGTGGCTTTCCCCCCTGTGTTCCATCGTTCCCAGGAGAGACAG CAGGGGAAATCGGCAGCATCGGGTAAGAGGAGCATCTTTGCCCAAGAGATTGCAGCCAGGAGGGTGACTGAAAACAGGATCCCAGCAGCTGGGGAAGTTGTCCCCAGCCTAGACCCACCAGAGG GTGCTGTGCCCTCTGAGCCACCCTCCTCCAGGGACAAAGGCAGCCAGTTTCCAGGGGACAGCCATGACTTCCACAGATCGAATCTGGTCACAGGGAAGGGGCTGAGGAGCCAGGCGGCCGAGCAGGAAGTCCAGACCATCCACGAAGAGAATGTGGCAAGACTGCAGGCCATGGATCCTGAGGAGATCCTGAAGGAGCAGCAGCAGTTACTGGCTCAGCTTG ACCCCAGCTTGGTTGCCTTCTTGAGATCTCATGGCAATGCCTTGGAGCAAGCAGGACCAAAGGCCGCCAAGGAGCAGAGCCCAGGAAGTCCCACAGTTCCTGTCACTAAAGAAGAGCCCATCATGTCAACTTCTGCCAGTGAGTCCAGGAAGGAGGACAAGCCGGAGCCAAGAGCCCCAG CACTGAAGCTGCCCATGACCCCCCACAAAGAGTGGCTCCACATGGACACGGTTGAGCTGGAGAAGCTCCACTGGACCCAGGACCTGCCCCCGCTCCGGCGGCAGCAGACACAGGAG agAATGCAGGCCCGATTCAGCCTTCAGGGAGAGCTCCTGGCGCCCGATGTGGATCTGCCCACCCATCTGGGCCTGCACCACCATGGAGAAGAGGCAGAG AGAGCAGGGTACTCTCTCCAGGAGCTGTTCCACCTGACCCGTAGCCAGGTGTCCCAGCAGAGAGCACTGGCACTGCATGTGCTGTCCCAGATCATCGGCAGG GCCCAGGCTGGGGAGTTTGGAGACCGCCTGGTGGGCAGTATCTTGCGCCTCCTCTTGGATGCTggtttcctcttcctgctgcGATTCTCTCTGGATGACAGGGTAGACGGGGTCATCGCAGCGGCTGTCCGGGCTCTTCGTGCCCTGCTAGTAGCTCCTGGAGATGAG GAGCTCCTTGACAGCGCCTTCTCTTGGTATCATGGAGCTTCGGTGTTCCCTCTGATGCCCAGCCAGGAGGACAAAgaggaggaaggtgaggaggaaGAACCCACAACAGAAAAGGCAAAGAAGAAGACCCCTGAGGAGGAAAGCCGCCCTCCACCCGACCTGGCCAGACACGATGTCATCAAG GGGCTCCTGGCTACCAACCTGCTGCCTCGGCTGCGGTATGTGCTGGAGGTGACCTGCCCAGGGCCCTCTGTGGTCCTTGACATCCTGGCTGTGCTTACCCGCGTGGCCCGGCACTCCCTGGAGTCAGCTATGAGG GTCCTGGAGTGTCCTCGGCTAATAGACACCATAGTTCAAGAGTTCCTGCCTACCAGTTGGTCCCCCATGGGGGTGGGGCCTACTTCCAGTCTATACAAAGTGCCCTGTGCCGCTGCCATGAAACTGCTAAGAGTCCTGGCTTCAGCTGGGAGGAATATTGCTGCCCGGCTG TTGAGCAGCCTTGACTTCAGGAGCCGTCTGTGCCGATTCATAGCCGAAGCGCCTCAGGAGCTGGCCTTGCCccctgaggaagcagagatgCTGAGCACTGAAGCCCTCCGTCTGTGGGCTGTGGTCGCTTCCTACGGCCAGGGTGGTGACCTTTACAG GGAGCTGTACCCAGTGCTCATGCGGGCCTTGCAGACACTGCCTTCAGAGCTCAGTACCCACCCCCCGCGGCCACTGTCCATGCAGCGGATGGCCTCTCTGCTCACTCTGCTTACCCAGCTGACCCTGGCAGCTAGCAGCACACACCCTGAATCCACCAG TGGCCCTGCTGAGGCCTGTGTGTCCGCCATCCCTTCTTCAGTCACCTGGACACAGGTATCTGGACTTCAGCCGCTGGTCGAGCCATGTCTAAAGCAGGCCCTGAAGTGCCTGCCCAGACCTGATGTCTGGACTGCCCTGGGCCCAGTGCCCAGCGCCTGCCTGCTGTTCCTGAGTGCCTACTATCAGGCCTGGAGCCGGCAG GCGAACTCGTGCCCAGAGGATTGGCTTCAGGACATGGAGCGCTTGTTGGACGAGCTCTTGCTACCGTTGCTGAATCAGCCTTCTCTGGGCCGTCTGTGGGATTCCTTGAG GCTCTGCTCTGCGCTCTGCAATCCGCTGTCCTGCGCTCCTGCTCCTGAAGCGCTCCCCAGCCTGGTGTCGCTGGGCTGTGCAGGAGGTTGTCCCCCTCACAGTGTGGCTGGCTCAGCCTcacccttccccttcctcactgctctcctctctcttctcaacACTCTTGTCCGGATCCACAGGGGGCTTTGTGGACAG CTGGCTGCAGTGTTGACTACCCCGGGACTCCAGAACTACTTTCTCCAGTGTGTGGCTCCTGGGCCTGCCCCACAGCTCACACCCTGCTCTGCCTGGGCCCTGCGCCATGAGTACCACCTGCAGTACCTGGTGCTCTCCTTGGCCCAAAAAGTG GCACCACTGCAGCCAGAGCCAGCCGCCAACCCTGCCCTCCACCATgctctggccctggccctgctGAGCCGGCTGCTGCCTGGAAGTGAACACCTCGCCCAAGAGCTGCTGCTGAGCTCTGTGTTCCGGCTGGAGTTCCTGCC GGAAAACGCGTCAGGTGGTCCAGAAGCAGCTGACTTCTCTGATGGACTGTCCTTAGGGAACAGTGGGGACCCTCAGTATAGACGAGGGGCTCTCCTAGTTCAAGCTTGCCAGGATCTCCCTAGCATCCGCAGCTGCTACCTGGCCCATTGTTCACCAGCCCGAGGCAGCCTGCTGACCTCCCAAGCCTTATACCGTGGGGAGCTGCTGCAAGTCTCAAGCCTGCTGCTGCCTGTGCCCAGGGAGCCACTGCTGCCCACCGACTGGCCCTTCcagccactgatccatctctaCCATCAGGCTTCAGATACTCCCTCTGGGCTTCCTGCTGCTGACTCTGTAGGCATCGCCACGCGGGTCCTACAGTGGGTGCTACTTCTGGAGAGCTGGCGCCCTGAGGCCCTCGGGGCGGTGCCTCCTGCCGCCCGCCTGGCACGGCTcatgtgtgtgttcctggtggACAGCGAGCTATTCCGAGAGACTCCGGTGCAGCGTCTGGTGGCGGCTCTTTTAGTGCGGCTCTGTCAGccccaggtcctgccaagcctcaACCTGGACTGCCCACTCCCTGGCCTGACGTCTTTTCCCGACCTCTATGCCAGCTTCTTGGACCACTTTGAGGCTGTCTCCTTTGGGGACCACCTGTTTGGGGCTctggtcctccttcctctgcagcGCCGCTTCAATGTCACCTTGCGCCTCGCTCTCTTTGGGGAGCACGTGGGAGTCCTGCGAGCCCTGGGCCTGCCGCTGACTCAG CTGCCTGTGCCCTTGGAGTGCTACACAGAGcctgctgaagacagcctggcTCTCCTGCAGCTCTACTTCCGGGCCCTGGTTACCGGCGTGCTCCGTCCACATTGGTGCCCTGTCCTCTACACTGTGGTCGTGGCTCATGTCAATAGTTTCATCTTCTCTCAAGACCCAAAGAGCTCA GATGAGGTGAAGGCTGCCCGAAGGAGTATGCTTCAGAAAACGTGGCTGCTGGCAGATGAG GGTCTGCGGCAGCATCTCCTCCACTATAAGCTTCCCAACTCCAGCCTCCCAGAGGGCTTTGAGCTGTATTCCCAGTTACCTCGCCTAAGACAGCAGTACCTGCAGACATTGCCCACAGAGGTGCTCCAGAATGGAGGATTCAAGACGTAG